The Paenibacillus sp. 481 DNA window TTTCGTGTTAGGAGTCAGGCCGGCAACGGTTGCGTTCGTAGCCGCAACGTTCTGCTCAGCGCCGTTGTAAGACAAGACGTATTCAGCAACTTGTTTGTCGTCAGTAGAAGCACCCCATGTTAACGATACAGAAGTATACGTTGTACCTGTAACCGTTAAGTTAGCTGGTACCGATGGTGCTTGATTGCCAGGGTTCGTACTGGAGCAAGGGCCCAAGTTCTCCCACACGCCACTTGTGCCTGGCTTCTCACCTTGTGTCCACCACTTTGCACGCCATTCTTGTCCGTTTTCGGACGCAGTGTGGCCGCCTGTATACACTTTTGCTGCACTCCACGCTGCGGAGCAGACTTTAGTTGCGGCATTCGCCACCGCAGGAGCAAATGAAATGGAACTTAATATTAAAGTGAAAATAAGAGAAAAGATAAACATTTTTTTAGTACCATTTTTCATGGCAACTGTACACAAACAAATCCTCTCCTTTGACTAGTTAAATTTCAATTTGAAACAGGAATTTAATTACTTTTATCACCTCCTTGCTTCTATTATAAATACAGTTTGATATAGAAATAGGGGTAATTTTCTATGATTAGGGGGAATTTTGTCTATCAGGAGCGAAAAATGTTGAAATAGAGCCAGTTGTCACCTAAAAGTTTTTTAAAATATTTTTTTGCATCTATTTCCATGCGGCGCTCGTATTAATAGATAAGTACGTTTTCTCTTTACCATTTTAAGGGGGTAACACAATGGGATTTCTCGATGGTTTATTAGGAAATGCATCAGAAGTTAATATTAATGAAGTAAATAAGGAATTCGGTAAGCTGCTTTCCAGCTCTGAACAGATTGAAAAAGCGTATCAGGTCATCCGCGACTTATTTATTTTTACAAATAAGCGTTTGATCTTGGTAGATAAACAAGGAATCACAGGTAAAAAGACAGAGTTCCTATCGATTCCATATAAGAGCATTACGTATTTCAGTGTTGAAACGGCGGGAAGCTTTGATTTGGATGCCGAATTGAAAATTTGGATCTCGGGATCTGCAACGCCAATTCAAAAGAAATTCAATAAGAACTTGAACATTTATTCAGTGCAAGGTGTGCTAGCCGATTATGTGTTGAAGTAGGTTATATGTGAAAAAAGACTACGCTCAAGGTTTCCCTTGTGCGTAGTCTTTTTGTGTTCTGTATTATGGCCAAGGCTGCTCGAACTTCACTCTATCTTCGTCACATAGCTCTGCTAAATGTTCCTTTAGGCCGTCATACCAGTCAGGCGCATCACTGATGACACTGTCCTGTAAACTGTACAGCACCCTCGCAAAGCCGTATAAGTTCGCAAAACGTGCAAAGCGCGGAAATTGATCGACAATCGATTCATCCAAGGGCCGAACGGAGCGGTAGCCCTGCAAAAAGGCTTCAAATAGTTCTCCTGTCTCGTCCTCTTCACGTAAATCTGACGTCGCGGACATAATGTCCATGCCGAACCAATGGTACATGGAATCATCAAAGTCGATAGCGTTAATGCGGGTGTCGCTCTCAGCCCAAAATATATTGTCTTGTTGAAAATCATAGTGAATGAGCCCGTATTGCTCTGATGAAACAGGCAATTCAGATAGCCACTGTGCGATGCGATCGCATTCGGTTCGCGCAGCCTGCTCTGAAGGATGCTGTTCTAAGATGGAACGGACAAATCGCAGGGAGTCCTGCCAGCTTCCGCGCTGCTCGTGCGCAGGGCGGTAGATTTGTGATAACTCATGAAGCGTCGCTAAGGATGCGCCCCACTTTACAGCGTGGAGTCCCACCATTTCATCAATATCGAGCTGCTCACCATCGGCTTCACTAAATGCGACAGCATAGTAAGTTCCGTTCGATGTATGCAGCGATTCGACGAGGTTACCCTGCTTAGATGGCAGCGGAGTAACACACGGGTAGTCGTTTGCCTGTAAATATTGCATAAACTGCAGTTCTGCACAAATGTGTTCATACGAACGATCCTGCTCATGTGCAAAGCGCAAAAAGCAGACGTGTTCATTTTGTTTGAATTGATACACGAAATTGGAGCTCGCACGCCAAAATTGCAGCGAGTCCTTGTCGTAATCCCAATGCTGGATAAGTTGCTTGGCTACGGCATTATCTTTGAGGCCGATCACCATAGTTTGTAAATTCATCATTCGTGTTTTTCCTCCTGCGCTTGGCGAGAGGAACGTGTTCTAGGAGAGAAGCGTCCCTCTCACCAGCATCATTTTATTAGAACGTCCGAGCATTTCATTAATTGTCAATTTAATCACTCCTTCCGAAATATAAAAAAAGGAAATAAGCCACTGTGATAGTTTACCTAAAATTAACCAATTTGTGAAGAGCGAATTGTTTATCCCTTCACGCCGCCAGCCGTTACACCCTCAATAATTTTCTTTTGCAACACGGCGTAAATAATAATAACCGGCACGATACTTATCGTAATTGCCGCTGTAAGCGCCCCGTAGTTCATATTGTACTGGTCGGCAAAGGCGACGACTGCAACGGGCAACGTGCGCAGCTTGTCGCTGGACAAGAATAAATTAGCCATAATGTACTCGTTCCAATGGCTAATAAAGTTCAAAATAAATACGGTGACGAGTGTTGGCAATGTTAGTGGAATAATGATGCGACCGAGAATACCGTAGGTCGACAAGCCGTCCATAATGCCCGCCTCTTCCAATTCTTGAGGAATGGATTTAAGGAAGGCGGCAACAACGAACACGGTTAATGGGATACCAAATGCCGTATAAGGAATAAGCAAGGCAAGCGGCGTGTTGTACATGCCCATATCTTTAATCATTAAATAGAGCGGTATGAGCAGTGACGCAGGAGGTATCAATAGTGACAGCAGCAATAGGCTGTACACGAGCTTGCTAAGTCGCGGGAACTTCATACGGGTGACCGCATAGGAAATAGCTGTCGCCAGCAAAATGGTAGCTACAGTTGAGATGACGCTAATGTATAAGCTATTAAAAAAGTACGTGCCGATAAAAGAATTCGATAACGCGTTCGTATAGTTATCAAAGCTGAACGATTGAGGCAAGCCCCAAGGGTTCAGGGATATTTCAGAGTTGTTCTTAAAGGAAGCGTTAATAATAAAGAACAGCGGATATAAGACAATGATGACATAAGGAATTAGGACGAGATGAGGGACAATACGTTTCATAGATACATTCATTAGTGTTCGACCTCCTTCGTCCTTTTGCTAATCAAATGAAAGATGCCCGCTAATATCGCAGTAAATATAGTAATGATGATGGCAATTGCATTCGCGTAGCCGAAGTCACCTAACTGGTATGCTTGCTTGTACATATAAGTGGCCATCACCTCGGAACTGCCGAAAGGTCCACCCTTCGTCATAATAAGGACGATGTCCAATGCTTTCATTGCACCTGTTATCGACAGGAGCATAACAACGATGATGACAGGACGGATGAGCGGAATCGTTAAATACCACGCTTTGCGCCAGCCTACAGCGCCGTCCATCTCACCAGCTTCCAGCATTTCTTTCGAAATGGCGAAGATAGCGGCCAACACAAGCACAATATAAAATCCAGTCCACTGCCATGCGTTCGTAATTAAAATAGACAACGTCGCCGTCGCCTTATCGCCGAGCCATATTTTTGCCCATGATTCAAGGCCAATCTCTCGCAGAAGCTGGTTAATCAAGCCCGCGTCTGGCGCATAAATGAACTGCCAGATGATTGCGATCGCTGCCGTAGACAGCACGCTCGGCAAGAAGACAGTGACTTTATAAAAGTCTAAAAAGCGACGCACGCCACTTACGAGTACCGATACAAGCACAATAATCGGAACTTGTATAAAGACGGAGAAGGCGACAAAATAAATATTATTTTTGAAGGCAATCCAGAACTTCTCGTCATCGAGTGCCTTCTGAAAGTTCTCTAGGCCGTTGTAGACAGGCTGAGTGATTCCGTTCCAACTGGTCACTGAATATTGCAGCGAGTTGAACAAAGGAACTAAGTAAAATGTGATGTATAACAGCATTGCGGGAACAACAAACAAAAAATACGCCGTATAGTTTTTATGAACTTTGTTCATAACCCATCTCCTATCTGCTATTTAGATGGATGGAGTCGGACGCCTTACGCCTATGCTCGCCATGCACCGTAGCTCGCTGCGCCCTAGCTCGCCATGCCTTCTAGCCCGCTGCGCGAGTGCCGTGCCCTTTAGATCGCTGCGCGAGTGCTACGTACGGCGTCCGAAACCGAACCATTCAACTATTTACTTGCCGGAATTGGCAGCCTCTTGTACTTGTTGCATACGCTCAGCTGCTTTCTCTGGCGTAATTTCGCCACCGATCAGCTCTTGCATCGTGGACTCTAACGTCACCTTAATCTTAGGTTGTACAAGGGAATCATAAGCTGGGAATGCTCCTTTAGCTGCCCCTTGTGCTTCACCAACGGATTTAACAAGCGCATTTGCGCCTTCAATGTTCGTAATATTTTTCATCGAAGGAATACGGCTCGTTTCAACAAGACCACGCTTCTGGTTTTCGATCGTGTAGAAATTTTTAATGAATGCTTTAACCGTTTCAAGCTCTTTATCTTTGACCGCAGCCGAGAAGCCGTAACCGTTCGACCAGCCGCCGTTTATGTAGCCATCTCCAGGGCCGCCTACGTCTGGGAAGCGGAAGAAGCCTGCATGATCTTTAACCGTAGATGTGTCGCCTACGAGAGCATTAATGGCCCAGCTTCCGTCGAACAACAACGCTGCTTTGCCCGTATAGAAGTTTGCTTGGCCTTGCGAATATTTCAAACCGAGTGCGTTCGGATCAATGTAGCCTTTTGTTTGCAGCTCTTGAAGTCGTTTGAACGCTTCAATTACAGCGGGATCAGTCCATTTTGTCTTGCCTGTTGCAAAGCCTTCTTGAATTTCAGGGCCGCCAAAACCGACTATTAAGCTGTTGACGAGCATGTTGACCGACCAGCCATCGCCGCCACCAGCACCAAGGGCAATCGGGATGATACCTTTAGCTTTGAATGTTTCCAACGCTTTGAGTAGCTCATCCCATGTCTTAGGAACTTGTACGCCTGCTTCGTCGAACACCTTTTTGTTATAGAAAAAGCCTTCAATAAAGCCCGACTCTGGCAAACCATACACTTTTCCATCGACTGTAAATTCTCTCAAGTCGAAGAAAGAGTCGGCAATGCCTACTTCTTTCAAAATATCATTCAGTGGCAGCAAACGACCTGCTGCCGCGTAGTTCTTCGTATCGGCACCGCCGAACAAGTTGAAAATAGGTGGCTGTGTGCCCGCGGACATCTCCGCTTTCAACTTCACGTCACGGTTGACTGTATCTTCTACACCATCTAATTCAAATTTAAGACCAGCGACATCCTGCTCCGTCTTTTTCACGACATCTTCGAGGATTTTCAGCGTTAATTTAGCCGTATCACGAACGTTAATGTGACGGATTGTCATACTGAAAGCTTCTTCTCCAGGCTTCTGTGCAGTTTCGGATTGTGGTGTTTTTGCCTCGCCAGCAGCTTTGTTATCAGCTGGTGTCGCCGCATCTTTTTGCCCACAGCCTGCCAGCGCAAAAGTAGCCAGAATCATCGTAGCGAGCAATAGCGTCATCGTTTTTTTCATTTTCAGCACCCCTATTCGTAATTTCATGTCATGAAGAAGCAAGGAAAAAGCGCTTACAAATTGACTTAAAAACGTTATAGTTCCGTCTCACCCCCCCAATAGCATAAAAAGTGTCGAGAGCTTCGATTATGGGCTTACTATATGGACTTATCTTAAGTTATGAGATTGAGATGTTTTTTAGTATAAGGAATACAGAAAGTGAAAGCGCTATCTTAAAGAGCTGGAATAAATGGATATCGAAAACATTTATTAGGTGCATAAGTCGTATTATGTATAAGAAAAGGGTTGTATAGCCAGCAATCCAAATAGGTTTATAGGTCGGACCTATTTCTAGCAACATGCAAGCAATTAAAGGCGTGATTTCATAAACAGAGGTGAGTAGAGCGAAAAAACAAAGCCAAATGTGAAAGTTTTTCGATTCTTTTTGCTTATCCTAATCCTTTTTTTAGGGAACTGTCAAGCAATTGACACGATAGAACTGCATTCATATGAATTCCTCTACATAATGTTGTAAAGAAACCCGTTATTCACCCAAACGAGCTTTTTTCCGTATGGATGTATGGTGATGGTTGGGCAGCAAATTTGAGGATGAACGGAAGGGGGAAGTGCTCTGAAACAACATGATCGTTATACCGTTGCGATAGTCGGTGCAGGGAGTGGAGGAATATCCGTTGCGGCTAGGCTTGTTCGGCAATGTAAGGAGCTGCGTGGAAAAGTCGTGCTTATTGATCCAGCAAGTCATCATTATTATCAACCCCTGTGGACATTGGTGGGGGCAGGTGTCGTTAACAAGCAACAGACGGAGCGGCCGCAGCAATCGCTTATCCCGCGAGGTGTAACTTGGCTGCAAGAAGCCGTGTACGAGTTCTATCCCGAGGAACGCTATGTTTTAACGGAAAAGGGAACACAGGTTCATTATGATTGCTTGGTCGTTGCAGCAGGTATTCAAGTCAATTGGGATCAAATAAAAGGCCTCCGGCAGGCTATCGGTCGGGACGGGGTGTGCAGCAACTATGCTTATGAACATGTGGACAGCACATGGAAAGCGATTCAGTCGTTCAAGGGCGGCAATGCGATATTCACCTTGCCGAACACGCCCGTTAAATGCGGCGGTGCGCCGCAAAAAATTATGTACTTAGCCGATGATCATTTCCGTAAAGCAGGCGTTCGGGATCGGTCAGACGTTATTTTTGCTTCGGCTGGAACGGCTATTTTTGCAGTAAAAAAATATGCGGATGCCTTGCAGCAAGTCATTGCACGGAAAAGCATCACGGCGCGCTACAGGCGCGATTTAGTCGAAATTCGTAAGGATACGAAGGAGGCTGTATTCGAACATCTCGATACGAAGGAACAGGAAATTATCCCGTACGATATGATTCATGTCGTGCCTCCGATGTCGGCACCCGACTTTATTAAACGCAGCCTATTGGCAGATGAGGCTGGCTGGGTTGATGTAGACAAGTTCACGTTACAGCATAAACGGTATCCAACCGTGTTCGCTTTAGGGGATTGCAGCAACTTGCCCACATCGAAGACTGGGGCAGCTATTCGCAAGCAGGCACCTGTTGTGGCCAACAACCTAGTAAGCTTCCTTGCAGGGAAACCGCTGCAAGGAAGCTACGATGGCTACACGTCCTGCCCGCTTGTAACAGGCTATAATCGGCTTGTACTCGCCGAATTCGATTATGACTTGGAGCCACGGGAGACGTTTCCGTTTAACCAAGCCAAAGAAAGATACAGCATGTACGTATTGAAGAAGCAGATGCTGCCCTTTATGTATTGGCATGGAATGCTGAAGGGGCGGCTGTAAGTAGTAATCGGACGCTGCCCCCACTTTTTATAAAAAGGAGTAAGGCCCATTATGTTTATACGAAGCTTCTATAACGACGGGTTGTCCCAGCTTTCTTATTTAGTCGGGTGTCAAAAGACGGGGGAAGCAATGGTTGTTGATCCGATCCGCGACGTCTACCCTTATCTTGAATTGGCGAAAGCGGAAGGGTTTACGATTACCGCTGTGGCGGAAACCCATATTCATGCCGACTACGTTTCTGGCGCTTTGGAGCTTGGGAAGGCGCACGGTGCAACCCTTTACTTATCTGATGAGGGTGACGAGAACTGGAAATATGGCTACGTGAAAGAAGTAAACCATCGGTTATTAAAAGATGGCGACCACTTTCAAATCGGCAACATTCATGTTGAGGTGTGGCACACACCGGGACATACGCCGGAAAGCCTCTCTTTTTTGCTGACCGATAAAGGTGGGGGAGCCAACGAGCCTATGGGCATCTTTACGGGCGACTTCGTGTTTGTGGGTGATGTCGGACGCCCTGATTTACTGGAAAAGGCGGTTGGATTAGTAGGCACAGCAGCCGTCGGAGCAAGTCAAATGTTCGCCTCGTTGCAGAAGTTTAAGCAACTGCCTGAATACTTACAAATATGGCCTGCGCATGGTGCGGGGAGCGCCTGTGGCAAGGCTTTGGGCGCCGTGCATTCTTCGACCATCGGCTATGAAAAGCGCTTTAACTGGGCCCTCTCTCATACGGAGGAGGAAGCTTTTATTGAAGCGCTACTTGAGGGGCAGTCTGAGCCACCTAGTTATTTTGCTCGTATGAAGCAAATAAACAAAGAGGGGCCAGGGCTTCTTTCAAGCTTGCCGGAGCTAAAAAACTGGGACACGGCCATTATGATGCTGCCTTACTTAATTGAAAACGGTGCAATCGTGCTTGATGCGCGCTCTGCCAGCCAATTTGCACAGGGTCACATCGTGGGCTCCTTTAATATTCCGTATCATCGCTCCTTAACTAACTGGGCAGGCTCCCTCCTCTCCCATGAGAGGGCCACTTATTTGTTGGTTGATCAAGAACATGTACTTCCTATCGTACGTCAATTACGAGCGGTAGGCATCGATCAAATTATCGGGTTTATCCATGCGGACTTGTTGCAGTCCACGCAAGATTATGGATTTACGCAGCAAACATATCGGGAAGTGAATCCGCAAGGGGAGGACATGATCGCCGATCGAATCGCGGCCAAGGAAGTATACGTGATTGATGTGCGATCGGAGCAGGAGTGGAGGGAAGGTCATCTTGCAGAAGCCCGCCATATTCCCCTTGGGCAGCTGACTAAGTATCTGGACATTCTACCTAAAGATAAGCAGCTGTTGTTCGTCTGCCGTTCAGGCGTACGCTCCGCGATTGCGACAAGTGTATTGCAAGCGCATGGCTTCTCCGAGGTGTCCAACTTATGCGGAGGATTGATGAGTTGGAGACAAGCCGGATTACCTTTCATTACAGAGTAGCTTCTTCACACCTCTTTACACGTTTCTGTAACCATAGTTTCTGTAACCATAGTTTCTTCAACTTCAGTTTCTCCAACCATAGAGTCACAAACAAGAGAGCCGTCCAAGCATCGCTTGCTACGATTTGTAGATACGGGGAACGGCTCTCCAGAACTATATTTCAAGATAGGGGCCGTCCCGTCTAGGATGTCCTCCTTGATCAGGGCCATAATCAGGCAGATGATAAGCCTCTTCTGCCGTCAATGCCCTGAAACGGGATACTTCCACGAGGTCATTACGAACAAAAAAGGCATTCACTCCTCGTGACTCTGTCCCAATTAAGGAGTAGCCCATTGTCCTTCCTAACTCCGCCAGTGAGCTAAGACTTGCTCCGAAATGCGACGTTCCGTCCCAAATAAATTGTGGATCGTATTGCACGACCATCTTCTTCGGAGGCAGGAACGAAGCGTTGTATTCGATGACGACAACACGAGGCCTATATTCTAACAAAGCGCCCCAGATCCAATAATCGTTGCCATCAATATCAATGGACAGCAAGTCAAACTTATAAGGAATATCCTTTGCTTCAAATAACTTATTAACACTTAGCACATCGACAAAATAATGTACCGGCCTTACCGAGCGGAACGCTGCAAAGTTGTGACACAATTGCTCATAATAGAACGGATTTGCTTCCACCATATAACCTGTCCATTGTTTATGTCGGGATAAATATGCCGTGTTGCTCTCTAGACCGTGTTGTACACCTATCTCAACAAACATTTTGTTCGTCGTTCCGATGCGAGCAAACAGTTCCTCAATAATGCCGTCCTCGCCATTTTGGGAGAACCATTTCCGTTCATAATAATTAATGCTATCACTATAGCTGAAAATGTACATCATGCAGCACCCCTTTCATCCTAGTAGCAACAGCAGCTCTATATGTATATATATTGCATCTCCTGTTAAAAGGAATGGGCAGGCAGTAGCGTGCCACGCATAAAAAATGCCCTTATTTTTCCTTGTGCGTGATTGACAAGTATTGTTCGGATTGATGATAATATAAATAATAATGAAAATCATTATCAAGTAAAGTCTAGTACATAGCATTACGTGTTTGTCCAAATGAGGAGGGATTCGTATGGAGTACAGATTGGAAAAAGATACGTTAGGCGAAGTGAAGGTGCCGGCACATAAACTGTGGGGAGCGCAAACACAGCGCAGCTTCGAGAACTTTAATATCGGCACGGAGCACATGCCAGAGCAGCTTATTCGCGTGTTCGCGATTCTTAAAAAGAGCGCGGCTTTAGTGAATGAGCAACTAGGCAAGCTCGACAGCAAGAAGGCGAAAGCGATTGTTGCGGCGGCTGATGAGGTCATTGAAGGTGATTGGGACGAGCATTTCCCGCTCGTCGTATGGCAGACAGGCAGCGGTACACAGACGAACATGAACGTAAACGAAGTCATTGCTAACCGAGCCAATCAATTGTTGCAACAGAGCGGCGATTCGCTTAGTGTGCACCCGAATGATGACGTCAATAAGTCGCAAAGTTCGAACGACACGTTCCCGACGGCTATGCATGTAGCTGCACTGATCGCGGTTGAAGATCAGGTGCTACCTGCTATTCGCAAACTAAAGGACACGTTGCGTCAAAAGAGCGAGCAATACGAGCACATTATTAAGATAGGCCGCACTCATTTGCAGGACGCTACACCGCTAACGCTAGGCCAAGAGATTAGCGGCTGGCATCGTATGCTGGAGAAGAGTGAAGGCATGATTCAGGCCAGCATGGCAACGTTAAGCGAGCTGGCGATTGGCGGCACAGCTGTCGGCACGGGCATTAATGCTCATCCGCGCTTTGGCGAGCTGGTGGCGGAGCAGATTAGCCAAGAGACAGGCAAGCCATTCGTATCGGCGAGCAATAAATTTCACGCCTTAACGAGCCATGATGAGCTTGTGTACGTGCACGGCGCCTTAAAAGCGTTGGCGGCTGATCTGATGAAGATCGCCAACGATATTAGATGGCTTTCCAGTGGGCCGCGCAGCGGACTGGGCGAAATCTCGATTCCTGCCAATGAACCAGGCAGCTCTATTATGCCAGGTAAAGTGAATCCAACGCAGAGCGAAGCGTTGACGATGGTCGTGTGCCAAGTGATGGGCAACGACGCCGCAATTGGATTTGCGGCGAGCCAAGGTAACTTTGAATTGAACGTGTTTAAGCCCGTTATTATATATAACTTCTTGCAATCATGCAGGTTGTTAGCCGACTCACTTGTGTCATTCAATGACAACTGTGCGGTCGGTATTGAGCCGAATGTCGACGTCATTAAAGACCATCTTGAACGGTCGCTGATGCTCGTTACGGCATTAAATCCACATATCGGCTACGAAAATGCAGCAGCTGTAGCCAAAATGGCGCACAAAGAAGGATTGACTCTGCGGGAAGCAGCATTAAAATCCAATTTGCTGACAGAGGAGCAGTTTGACCAAGTCGTACGGCCTGAACTGATGATCCATCCTAAAGCGTAACGGCTCGTAATAGGCGGTACTGCCCTTGTCATGAAGGAAGGAGCGACTATACGTAATGTGGCAAATTGTGAATATAGCTCAGCACACGTACGGGTTTCAGCCGGAGCATCGCCGCGATGAGGTATGGGCGGCTACAGCGTTCGTGCAGGAACAGGAAGCAGACATTCAAGTGAATGTCGATATCCATATGTACGCGATTTCCAGCGACGGGGAGTACGAGCAGTTGCTGGAGGCGGTACGTTATTTTGCGGATGTAATCGAGCAAAGAAACGGCAAGCATGTCGGGTCTATTCAGTACACATGTAAAGGTGTGCTAGCGAACGGTGTCAACGTTGATGTGCCTGTGACAACCGATAAGCATGGATATAAATTGGTCGATACCGTATTTACGGAGAAGCGATAAATAGGAGAGGGCAGTCGAGTTCGTGGCTGTCCTCTTTTGTTGCATTTTTTTAAAAATATCTCACGATTGAACAACGTAATAAAAAATAATTAGTACTTGACCCTTACGTATACGTGAGGGTGTAAGATGACGGTATCAGCATCAATACTACACGCATTGGCTTAGGAGGATGACCGTGTATACCATCGGAAAAGTGTCTAAAGAAACGAACATTTCGATCCGAACTTTGCACTACTATGATGAAATTGGTTTGCTAAATCCGTCCGTAAATAAGGTCGGCCATCGCATTTACGTTACAGACGATATGATGAGGCTTCAGCATATTACAGCCCTTAAAAAGCTAGGGTTTAAGCTGGCGCAAATTAAAGAGCTGTTGGGCGAGCAAGGAGAGCTTTCGGCAGAGCAGCGGTGGAAAGATGCGCTGGATATGCAAACAGACGCTGTATATCAGGAGATAGAGAAGCTTCGCCAGTTGCAAAAGCTACTGCATGTCACGAGGCACGCGGTGGAGATGACAGGTGAAGTACGGGCAGAGGACATATTTAGGTTTATTAAAGCGCTCCATGTAGACCCAGAAGAGCGAGCAATCTTTCGCGAGCAGAACTTTACAACAGAAGAGCGAGAAATCATCGAGCAGCTTCCAGATCTGCTAGACAATGATGAGCGTTCCCGAAGATGGGCCAAATTGTTGCGTGAAGCTCGCGTGCTCATGGATGAATTTAATGAACCGCCAGACTCACCGCGTGCGCAGCAATTCGCAGAGACGATTGTAAATTTTGCAATGGAAGTATTTCAAGATAACGAGGAACTTGCCGATAAGTATTGGGAAATAGTACGTCCTCAGCCTGGGGAGTCGGAGAAAGTGTATGGATTAAGCTCTGATGTGATGGTGTACATGGATCGACTTGTTAACGTGTGGCTGCAACACAATCCGCAAGAGGCTGGGCGTAAAGGCTCTGGGTTGCGAATAATTGACCATGATTCAAATGGAAGGGATGATACAAATGGATAAAAGTAAACGGAAAATGAGTCCAAGCACAGCGTGGCTGCTACTCGTCGTAGCAGGATTGCTGGAGATTGTATGGGCCTCAGGTTTCAAATATGAACAAGTGCCGCAAATTGTAGTTCTCATCGCCTTAATAGCCAGCTTTAATCTGCTTATTTCGACCGCACAAGTTCTTCCGATCGGTACGGTGTATGCTGTGTTTGCAGGCTTTGGCACGATTGGTACCGTTGTGGTGGATGTGGCGATGGGCGAGCAAGAAATAAGTTTATTAAAAATTGCGATTATCGTCTTTTTGCTAGTATGTATCGTAGGGTTGAAGCTAACAGGGACTGATAGTAAGACTGGTAATGAGCGCAAAGGAAGTGGAGTCTAATGGCGTGGCTATATTTGATCGTTGCGGGCTTGTTTGAGATTGTAGGCGTTATCGGAATTAAGCGAACTGCACAACATAACAGTTGGCTGAACAATGCCATTTTGTTCGGTGGATTTTTTATAAGTTTTAAATTTCTATTGGCGGCTATGGAAACGATCCCACTCTCTACGGCTTATGCGGTCTGGACAGGAATCGGTACGGTTGGCTCGGCTCTTGTAGGCATCATGTTCTACAAAGAACCTAAAGGCATCATGCGAATCATGTGTGTGTTTGGCATTATCGCGGCTGTCATTAGCTTGAAGCTCGTTAGTTAGTCGTGAATTGAGAGAGTCCCTTTTAAAGTCGTTAGGTTCTAATCTAGGTTGTGTTGAAAAAGCGATCGTTTCTCTGTGTTAGACAAGAGGGACGGTCGTTTTGTGTATATGGAAAAGGTGAGTATTGACAACACGAAGGTAAATCCTTTATATTTATCTTGAAATCAAGATATAATAAACGGAATATTTATTTTTATACATATCATTTACGGCCAGCATGGTCGGAGGGGGTACACCTTACATATGACGACTATATCGGAGTCCTCAATTTTTTCGGATATTGTAAAGCAGCGCCGTTCAGCGATGAAGTTTGTTCCTGGTGTTGAAATATCAGATGGAGAGCTGGAGCA harbors:
- a CDS encoding PH domain-containing protein, with amino-acid sequence MGFLDGLLGNASEVNINEVNKEFGKLLSSSEQIEKAYQVIRDLFIFTNKRLILVDKQGITGKKTEFLSIPYKSITYFSVETAGSFDLDAELKIWISGSATPIQKKFNKNLNIYSVQGVLADYVLK
- a CDS encoding phosphotransferase enzyme family protein; this encodes MMNLQTMVIGLKDNAVAKQLIQHWDYDKDSLQFWRASSNFVYQFKQNEHVCFLRFAHEQDRSYEHICAELQFMQYLQANDYPCVTPLPSKQGNLVESLHTSNGTYYAVAFSEADGEQLDIDEMVGLHAVKWGASLATLHELSQIYRPAHEQRGSWQDSLRFVRSILEQHPSEQAARTECDRIAQWLSELPVSSEQYGLIHYDFQQDNIFWAESDTRINAIDFDDSMYHWFGMDIMSATSDLREEDETGELFEAFLQGYRSVRPLDESIVDQFPRFARFANLYGFARVLYSLQDSVISDAPDWYDGLKEHLAELCDEDRVKFEQPWP
- a CDS encoding carbohydrate ABC transporter permease, whose protein sequence is MNVSMKRIVPHLVLIPYVIIVLYPLFFIINASFKNNSEISLNPWGLPQSFSFDNYTNALSNSFIGTYFFNSLYISVISTVATILLATAISYAVTRMKFPRLSKLVYSLLLLSLLIPPASLLIPLYLMIKDMGMYNTPLALLIPYTAFGIPLTVFVVAAFLKSIPQELEEAGIMDGLSTYGILGRIIIPLTLPTLVTVFILNFISHWNEYIMANLFLSSDKLRTLPVAVVAFADQYNMNYGALTAAITISIVPVIIIYAVLQKKIIEGVTAGGVKG
- a CDS encoding carbohydrate ABC transporter permease, giving the protein MNKVHKNYTAYFLFVVPAMLLYITFYLVPLFNSLQYSVTSWNGITQPVYNGLENFQKALDDEKFWIAFKNNIYFVAFSVFIQVPIIVLVSVLVSGVRRFLDFYKVTVFLPSVLSTAAIAIIWQFIYAPDAGLINQLLREIGLESWAKIWLGDKATATLSILITNAWQWTGFYIVLVLAAIFAISKEMLEAGEMDGAVGWRKAWYLTIPLIRPVIIVVMLLSITGAMKALDIVLIMTKGGPFGSSEVMATYMYKQAYQLGDFGYANAIAIIITIFTAILAGIFHLISKRTKEVEH
- a CDS encoding extracellular solute-binding protein: MKKTMTLLLATMILATFALAGCGQKDAATPADNKAAGEAKTPQSETAQKPGEEAFSMTIRHINVRDTAKLTLKILEDVVKKTEQDVAGLKFELDGVEDTVNRDVKLKAEMSAGTQPPIFNLFGGADTKNYAAAGRLLPLNDILKEVGIADSFFDLREFTVDGKVYGLPESGFIEGFFYNKKVFDEAGVQVPKTWDELLKALETFKAKGIIPIALGAGGGDGWSVNMLVNSLIVGFGGPEIQEGFATGKTKWTDPAVIEAFKRLQELQTKGYIDPNALGLKYSQGQANFYTGKAALLFDGSWAINALVGDTSTVKDHAGFFRFPDVGGPGDGYINGGWSNGYGFSAAVKDKELETVKAFIKNFYTIENQKRGLVETSRIPSMKNITNIEGANALVKSVGEAQGAAKGAFPAYDSLVQPKIKVTLESTMQELIGGEITPEKAAERMQQVQEAANSGK
- a CDS encoding FAD/NAD(P)-binding oxidoreductase; its protein translation is MKQHDRYTVAIVGAGSGGISVAARLVRQCKELRGKVVLIDPASHHYYQPLWTLVGAGVVNKQQTERPQQSLIPRGVTWLQEAVYEFYPEERYVLTEKGTQVHYDCLVVAAGIQVNWDQIKGLRQAIGRDGVCSNYAYEHVDSTWKAIQSFKGGNAIFTLPNTPVKCGGAPQKIMYLADDHFRKAGVRDRSDVIFASAGTAIFAVKKYADALQQVIARKSITARYRRDLVEIRKDTKEAVFEHLDTKEQEIIPYDMIHVVPPMSAPDFIKRSLLADEAGWVDVDKFTLQHKRYPTVFALGDCSNLPTSKTGAAIRKQAPVVANNLVSFLAGKPLQGSYDGYTSCPLVTGYNRLVLAEFDYDLEPRETFPFNQAKERYSMYVLKKQMLPFMYWHGMLKGRL